Proteins co-encoded in one Zingiber officinale cultivar Zhangliang unplaced genomic scaffold, Zo_v1.1 ctg51, whole genome shotgun sequence genomic window:
- the LOC122037480 gene encoding membrane steroid-binding protein 1-like — MAVAEAWETAKKAIEAYTGLSPAMFFTVLAIAWALYHLVAGFLAPPPPPPSRKREEETLLPPVQLGEITEEELRDYDGSDPKKPLLMAIKSQIYDVTQSRIFYGPGGPYALFAGKDASRALAKMSFEPKDLTSDLSDLGPFELEALQDWEYKFMSKYAKVGTVKKTVAATDSSGCGPSGVTENSTREDESTTETAGSREFRAKTNDDGNTGHDQDAEPTEKDVKPVDPADANENSPDDGKVESKEIGSSKDSKE; from the exons atggcgGTGGCGGAGGCTTGGGAGACGGCGAAGAAGGCGATCGAGGCGTACACAGGCCTGTCGCCGGCGATGTTCTTCACGGTGCTGGCGATAGCCTGGGCGCTTTACCACTTGGTGGCGGGGTTCctggcgccgccgccgccgcctccgtcTAGGAAGCGGGAAGAGGAGACCCTGCTGCCCCCCGTACAGCTCGGGGAGATCACCGAGGAGGAGCTCCGCGACTACGATGGATCCGATCCCAAGAAGCCGCTCCTCATGGCCATCAAGAGCCAGATCTATGACGTCACCCAGAGCAG GATTTTCTATGGACCTGGAGGACCTTATGCTTTGTTTGCAGGCAAAGATGCAAGCCGAGCATTGGCAAAAATGTCTTTCGAACCAAAAGATCTAACCAGCGATCTCTCCGACCTCGGCCCTTTCGAGCTCGAGGCCTTGCAGGATTGGGAATACAAATTCATGAGTAAATATGCGAAAGTTGGGACAGTCAAAAAGACTGTCGCTGCGACTGATTCCTCTGGCTGTGGTCCCTCTGGAGTAACAGAAAATAGCACCCGGGAGGATGAATCTACCACCGAAACTGCTGGGAGTCGAGAGTTCCGTGCTAAAACCAACGATGATGGTAACACCGGCCATGATCAAGATGCCGAGCCAACAGAGAAGGATGTGAAACCAGTGGATCCAGCAGATGCAAACGAGAATTCTCCGGACGACGGTAAGGTAGAGTCGAAAGAAATTGGTAGTAGCAAGGACTCAAAAGAGTGA
- the LOC122037473 gene encoding uncharacterized protein LOC122037473, whose protein sequence is MDGRDAMAMPGVVPYYIAHRGIPGSVAASQPGLHLAAQSLSIQSAGVGSGAFRVDSPPAASAHGGSELGEGANLVESVNMKRGRPRKYGPDGAVALALSPSSLSAPSGTFRTGSGLAPGAGIPTQKRGRGRPLDTGRKQQLASLGEWVAGSAGLRFTPHVIMIAVGEGRFEILCLSGSCMMTDNGGSRSRTRGLSISLSNTDGRVIGGGVAGVLIATTPVQVIVGSFIYTEPKAKNKAKAGRETNRDIEQTASLKLWLVWRSPTPAWVPAARALSRRRRMRGLLSYLLQGIVTAIYCYSYKLYLSTSAISGGSHWPCVFVTYKLIPILRGGRREKKRTLVDLSLQSSRSLLDAGAIPSTPHAIAVSVELRSSPPRSAIMEDANASSRPEETVQPSEVSASEFNNLSRRLEALEQSVRYLEDNMRTRLSAMEERVVELMRRMDGYNALHRSWSQHLSWDVPTVSPNQPATLTSPPAAPRRRKKKETLIARRVIRRYQRLVKSNWDSKTCIRRLIKKIHKKRRQRG, encoded by the exons ATGGATGGGAGAGACGCCATGGCGATGCCCGGCGTGGTGCCGTACTACATTGCTCATAGAGGAATTCCTGGCTCAGTCGCCGCTTCGCAGCCTGGGTTGCACCTGGCGGCGCAAAGTCTGAGCATCCAATCCGCCGGCGTTGGTTCGGGGGCGTTTCGGGTGGACTCCCCGCCCGCGGCCTCAGCTCACGGTGGCAGTGAGCTCGGCGAAGGTGCCAACCTGGTGGAATCAGTGAACATGAAGAGAGGACGGCCGAGGAAGTATGGACCGGATGGGGCTGTAGCTTTGGCACTCTCACCTAGTTCGTTATCTGCCCCCTCTGGCACCTTCAGGACCGGGTCTGGGTTAGCTCCCGGAGCTGGCATTCCGACGCAAAAGCGAGGGAGAGGGCGACCGCTGGACACCGGGAGGAAGCAGCAACTAGCATCACTTG GTGAATGGGTTGCTGGTTCAGCTGGATTGAGGTTTACTCCACATGTCATAATGATCGCAGTTGGAGAG GGCCGATTTGAGATACTCTGTCTATCCGGTTCATGCATGATGACCGACAATGGTGGATCACGGAGCAGAACCAGAGGATTGAGCATCTCTCTATCGAATACCGATGGTCGAGTCATTGGTGGGGGTGTCGCCGGAGTACTTATAGCTACCACTCCTGTTCAG GTAATCGTAGGAAGCTTCATTTACACAGAACCTAAGGCGAAAAACAAAGCAAAGGCTGGCCGTGAAACAAATCGCGACATCGAGCAAACTGCATC TTTGAAATTGTGGTTGGTGTGGAGGAGCCCCACACCCGCGTGGGTTCCCGCTGCTAGAGCCCTCTCTAGAAGGAGAAGAATG CGAGGGTTGCTATCCTACCTGTTACAAGGTATTGTAACAG CTATTTATTGTTATtcatataaattatatttatcgACGTCGGCAATATCAGGTGGCTCCCACTGGCCATGTGTGTTTGTGACCTACAAACTCATTCCCATTCTCCGCGGAGGCCGACGAGAGAAGAAGCGAACCCTCGTCGATCTTTCGCTCCAGAGCTCTCGATCCCTCCTCGACGCCGGCGCGATTCCATCTACCCCACACGCGATCGCCGTCTCCGTCGAGCTTCGATCTTCGCCTCCTCGCTCG GCAATCATGGAGGATGCTAATGCAAGCTCACGGCCAGAGGAAACAGTGCAACCGAGTGAAGTTTCAGCTTCTGAG TTTAACAACCTTTCACGACGGTTGGAGGCCCTTGAACAATCTGTGCGCTATCTAGAGGATAATATGAGGACCCGGCTTTCCGCGATGGAGGAGAGGGTGGTG GAACTCATGAGAAGGATGGATGGATATAATGCCTTGCATAGGAGCTGGTCACAACATTTATCATGGGATGTGCCAACTGTGTCTCCTAATCAACCTGCAACCCTAACTTCACCACCCGCAGCTCCGAGGCGGAGGAAAAAGAAAGAAACCTTGATTGCGAGGAGAGTGATTCGTCGGTACCAGAGGCTTGTGAAGTCCAATTGGGACAGTAAGACTTGCATAAGGCGTCTCATCAAGAAGATACATAAAAAACGACGGCAAAGGGGCTGA
- the LOC122037474 gene encoding subtilisin-like protease 4 — MTILFFFLCVSFLLAGGGAAYSDEELKAYIVYVDIPPPVSAYDSVDYNSLLKNAAGTLEIEEDDAASRVIHSYRNVMTGFSAMLTEREVAALSKVDWFVRAVRSSVYRPLTTHTPRFLGLRHRTHSVWNITDMGEGVIIGLLDTGVTPGHPSFDDHGIPPPPAKWKGRCDFGNASLTKQFCNNKLIGVRSLVNYDRSRHRSSVSPIDNDGHGTHTASTAGGAFVNHANVYGLAKGLAAGVAPHAHVAMYKVCTDDGCQGYDVLAGMDAAVEDGVDVLSISLAGEPTPFYDEPVAIGGFHAMSRGIFVSCAAGNSGPYPSTVSNDAPWLLTVAASTMDRSFSATVKLGDGRQFRGESLYQPRGFSAKKKYPLVFLDGGASLCLDGSLDGVNVKGKIVFCDPGGVSTVPKGQVVKQAGGAGMVLPNYEEDGYSTSATLHAVPASNIPYPDGLKIKAYINSTARPTAAIVFSGAVTHVPRSPAITSFSSRGPSRITPGILKPDITGPGVNVLAAWNTEKFKVISGTSMSCPHLSGVAALIKKAHPHWSPAAIKSAIMTTAYVKDNTNKPISDETNLPAGLFALGAGHVKPLKVLDPGLVYDNSPKDYYPYLCGLGYSDYQIRSIVNRKVNCSSIKSIREGDLNYPSITVQLTTNQKRTVSFTRTVTNVGQSPATYYAKVKVPNFVSAVVVPRSLTFERVNEKKSFKISFKLRGRLGALTPPVIEGQLRWVSPGRPVVRSPISIFLK; from the coding sequence ATGAcgattcttttcttcttcctctgtgtTTCCTTTCTCCTCGCCGGCGGCGGCGCCGCCTACTCCGACGAAGAGCTCAAAGCCTACATTGTTTACGTTGATATCCCACCGCCGGTTTCGGCGTATGATTCCGTTGACTACAACTCCCTTTTGAAGAACGCCGCCGGCACTTTGGAGATCGAAGAAGATGATGCGGCATCGAGGGTTATACACTCCTACCGGAATGTTATGACCGGCTTCTCGGCGATGTTGACGGAGCGGGAGGTGGCGGCTTTGTCGAAGGTGGACTGGTTCGTGCGCGCCGTTCGGAGCTCTGTTTACCGTCCGCTGACCACCCACACGCCGCGGTTCCTGGGGCTGCGCCACCGCACCCATAGCGTGTGGAACATCACCGACATGGGCGAAGGCGTCATCATCGGCCTCCTAGACACCGGCGTCACCCCCGGCCATCCTTCGTTTGACGACCACGGCATTCCGCCGCCGCCCGCCAAGTGGAAGGGTCGGTGCGACTTCGGGAACGCGTCGTTGACGAAGCAGTTCTGCAACAACAAGCTCATCGGCGTTAGGTCCTTAGTCAATTACGACCGGTCCCGCCACCGGTCGTCGGTCTCGCCGATCGATAACGACGGCCACGGCACTCACACGGCGAGCACCGCTGGCGGCGCGTTCGTAAATCACGCCAACGTGTACGGGCTCGCCAAGGGCCTCGCCGCGGGGGTGGCCCCGCATGCGCACGTCGCTATGTACAAGGTGTGCACGGACGACGGGTGTCAGGGGTACGACGTACTCGCCGGCATGGACGCCGCGGTGGAGGACGGCGTTGATGTGCTTTCCATCTCGCTCGCCGGCGAGCCTACTCCCTTCTACGATGAACCGGTCGCGATCGGCGGGTTCCACGCCATGAGCAGAGGAATTTTCGTCAGCTGTGCTGCTGGCAACTCAGGGCCGTACCCTTCCACCGTATCCAACGACGCGCCGTGGTTGCTCACGGTGGCAGCGAGCACCATGGACCGCTCGTTTTCGGCCACCGTCAAGCTCGGCGACGGCCGCCAGTTCCGCGGCGAGAGCTTGTACCAGCCGCGGGGATTTTCGGCGAAGAAGAAGTACCCTCTCGTGTTTCTCGACGGCGGGGCAAGTTTATGCCTCGACGGTTCCCTGGACGGCGTCAACGTGAAGGGAAAGATCGTGTTCTGCGACCCCGGCGGCGTCTCCACCGTCCCAAAGGGGCAAGTCGTCAAGCAAGCCGGCGGCGCCGGCATGGTGTTGCCCAACTATGAGGAAGACGGCTATAGCACTTCCGCCACCCTCCACGCCGTCCCGGCGTCTAACATTCCGTACCCCGACGGACTTAAGATCAAGGCCTACATCAACTCCACTGCCCGCCCGACGGCCGCCATCGTGTTCAGTGGCGCCGTCACTCACGTGCCCCGCTCGCCGGCGATCACCTCCTTCTCCTCCCGCGGGCCCAGCCGAATCACGCCGGGGATCCTCAAGCCCGACATCACTGGCCCCGGAGTCAACGTCCTCGCCGCCTGGAACACGGAAAAATTTAAGGTCATCTCCGGCACCTCCATGTCCTGCCCGCACCTTTCCGGCGTCGCCGCCCTGATCAAGAAAGCCCACCCCCATTGGTCGCCCGCCGCCATCAAATCCGCCATAATGACCACCGCCTACGTGAAGGACAACACCAACAAACCCATCTCCGACGAGACCAACCTCCCGGCCGGTCTCTTCGCCCTCGGCGCCGGCCATGTCAAGCCGCTAAAGGTCCTCGACCCGGGGCTCGTCTACGACAACTCGCCGAAGGACTACTATCCCTACCTCTGCGGCCTCGGCTATTCTGACTATCAAATTCGATCCATCGTTAACCGGAAAGTCAACTGCTCGTCGATCAAGAGCATCCGAGAAGGAGACCTGAACTATCCCTCCATCACCGTCCAATTGACAACAAACCAGAAAAGGACGGTGAGTTTCACGAGGACCGTGACCAACGTCGGCCAGTCCCCGGCGACGTACTACGCGAAGGTGAAGGTGCCGAACTTCGTATCGGCGGTTGTGGTGCCGAGAAGCTTGACGTTCGAGCGGGTGAATGAGAAGAAGAGCTTTAAGATCAGCTTCAAGCTACGCGGCCGCCTGGGAGCACTCACGCCGCCGGTGATCGAGGGGCAACTGAGGTGGGTTTCTCCGGGGAGGCCTGTGGTGAGGAGCCCAATCTCCATCTTCCTAAAGTAA